A genomic region of Nitrospirota bacterium contains the following coding sequences:
- the secY gene encoding preprotein translocase subunit SecY, whose amino-acid sequence MFERIVNSIKNVLKIEELRSRILFTFGLLAIYRLGAHTPTPGIDGSALSKFLQEKGGALMGFFDIFSGGALSKLSIFALGIMPYISASIILQLLTVVIPTLANLAKEGESGRRTITQYTRYLTVLISVIQSFGIAVGIEGMQNGMFVTSPGWSFRIMTVLTLTTGTIFVMWLGEQINERGIGNGISIIIFAGIIANIPKAAINTFRLYDAGQIGTMLLILVGVMILVVTAGVVYIESAKRKIPVQYAKRVVGRKVYGGQSTHIPLKLNTAGVIPPIFASSLIAFPAMVAGFITVPWVNSIANQFAPGSFLYTFLYAVLIIFFCYFYTAVVLNPVDMADNMKKYGGFIPGIRPGQRTSDYIYRVMSRLTLVGAIYLTAVSILPELLVRYANVPFYFGGTSVLIVIVVAMDTAQQIETHMISRNYEGFLRKGRVKSKGSW is encoded by the coding sequence GTGTTTGAAAGAATCGTCAATAGTATTAAAAATGTCTTAAAAATTGAAGAGCTCAGGAGCAGAATCCTCTTTACATTCGGACTACTCGCTATATACCGTCTTGGTGCTCACACGCCTACCCCTGGTATTGATGGCTCTGCATTAAGTAAGTTTCTGCAGGAAAAAGGCGGAGCACTGATGGGATTTTTTGATATATTCTCAGGTGGCGCCCTCTCAAAACTTTCGATATTTGCACTTGGTATTATGCCGTATATTTCGGCATCAATCATTCTGCAACTGCTTACTGTAGTCATTCCTACACTGGCAAACCTTGCCAAGGAAGGAGAGAGCGGACGGCGTACAATTACGCAATATACAAGATATTTGACTGTTCTGATCAGTGTAATTCAGTCATTTGGAATTGCGGTCGGTATTGAAGGAATGCAAAATGGGATGTTCGTTACGTCCCCGGGCTGGTCGTTCCGTATTATGACTGTGCTGACACTAACTACAGGAACTATTTTTGTCATGTGGCTCGGTGAGCAAATTAATGAACGCGGTATTGGAAACGGCATATCAATCATTATCTTTGCAGGTATTATTGCCAATATTCCCAAAGCGGCGATTAATACCTTCAGGCTGTACGATGCTGGCCAGATCGGCACAATGCTGCTGATACTTGTTGGAGTCATGATATTGGTTGTTACTGCCGGTGTTGTATATATTGAGAGTGCAAAGAGGAAGATACCGGTACAGTATGCTAAAAGAGTTGTCGGGAGAAAGGTATATGGAGGCCAGAGCACCCATATACCGCTTAAACTGAACACAGCAGGTGTTATACCGCCTATTTTCGCATCGTCACTTATTGCTTTTCCTGCAATGGTTGCAGGATTTATTACAGTTCCGTGGGTTAATTCAATAGCCAATCAGTTTGCCCCCGGTTCTTTTCTGTACACATTTCTTTATGCCGTGCTTATAATATTCTTTTGTTATTTTTATACAGCCGTTGTTTTAAATCCCGTTGACATGGCAGATAACATGAAAAAGTACGGTGGTTTTATTCCTGGCATAAGACCCGGGCAGAGGACATCTGATTATATCTACAGAGTCATGTCAAGGCTGACGCTTGTTGGTGCTATCTATCTGACAGCTGTATCCATACTGCCAGAGCTGCTCGTCAGGTATGCAAATGTCCCTTTTTACTTTGGCGGCACATCCGTGCTGATAGTAATAGTCGTTGCAATGGATACCGCACAGCAGATTGAGACTCATATGATAAGCAGGAATTATGAAGGGTTTCTGAGAAAAGGGCGGGTCAAGAGTAAGGGGTCCTGGTAA
- a CDS encoding adenylate kinase: protein MRFILLGPPGVGKGTQAWKLAEKYGIPQISTGDMLRGAIQQGTELGLKARSYMDSGSLVPDEVVIGIVEERLKMSDCAAGWILDGFPRTLQQAGALDKVLSSINSGIDHVLSLEVREEEVIKRISGRRSCEGCQKTFNIYFNMPGKDGICDNCGGRLVQRKDDMEETVRNRMKVYRESTAPLISYYKGRGYLKSIDANGDIAGVFDLICSVI from the coding sequence ATGAGATTTATATTGTTAGGACCTCCTGGTGTTGGCAAGGGTACGCAGGCATGGAAGCTTGCAGAGAAATACGGTATTCCGCAGATATCTACCGGGGATATGCTTCGAGGCGCCATACAGCAGGGAACTGAACTTGGTTTGAAAGCCCGATCATATATGGACAGCGGCAGTCTCGTGCCTGATGAGGTTGTTATTGGAATTGTGGAAGAGAGGCTTAAGATGAGTGACTGTGCTGCAGGCTGGATACTTGATGGATTTCCAAGGACTCTCCAGCAGGCTGGTGCATTGGATAAGGTGTTGAGCAGCATCAATTCAGGGATTGACCATGTCCTTAGTCTCGAAGTCAGGGAAGAAGAGGTCATAAAAAGGATCAGCGGAAGAAGAAGCTGTGAGGGCTGTCAGAAAACGTTTAATATTTACTTTAACATGCCCGGGAAAGACGGCATTTGTGACAACTGCGGCGGCAGGCTTGTTCAGAGAAAAGATGATATGGAAGAGACTGTACGGAACAGGATGAAGGTGTACAGGGAAAGTACGGCACCGCTTATTTCGTATTATAAAGGGCGCGGATATCTGAAGAGTATAGATGCTAATGGTGATATAGCAGGTGTATTTGATTTAATCTGTTCCGTGATTTAA
- the map gene encoding type I methionyl aminopeptidase has protein sequence MIIIKSRKEIEKIRASCIIVARALEEVKKRVSAGITTGELDRIAEEYIVKNGAKPAFKGYRGYPSATCISVNDEIVHGIPSYRCLKDGDIVSIDIGVLLDGYYGDAAVTVPVNGIDSESKRLLEVTEESLYKALDVAVAGNRVSDISCTIQDFVEGAGYSVVREFVGHGIGSSLHEDPPVPNYGERGRGPRLKVGMVLAIEPMVNAGGCELNILDNGWTAVTKDKSRSAHFEHTVAITEDGHEILSML, from the coding sequence ATGATAATTATAAAGTCCCGGAAGGAGATTGAAAAGATCAGGGCATCCTGTATAATAGTTGCCCGGGCGCTTGAAGAGGTAAAGAAAAGGGTTAGTGCGGGGATCACAACTGGGGAATTAGACAGGATAGCAGAAGAGTATATTGTTAAAAATGGCGCTAAACCGGCATTTAAAGGATACAGGGGTTATCCGAGCGCGACGTGTATATCTGTAAATGATGAGATCGTACATGGGATACCATCTTACAGATGTTTAAAAGACGGCGATATCGTCAGCATTGATATCGGGGTTTTGCTTGACGGTTATTACGGTGATGCTGCGGTTACTGTGCCGGTTAACGGAATAGACAGTGAAAGCAAGCGGCTTCTGGAGGTAACTGAAGAGTCGCTGTACAAGGCATTAGATGTTGCAGTTGCAGGTAACAGGGTGTCTGATATCTCCTGTACCATTCAGGATTTTGTTGAGGGAGCGGGTTACTCTGTAGTAAGGGAATTTGTCGGGCATGGGATCGGGAGTTCTCTGCACGAAGATCCGCCGGTACCTAACTACGGTGAGAGGGGCAGGGGGCCCAGGTTGAAGGTCGGGATGGTACTGGCCATAGAGCCAATGGTTAACGCGGGCGGCTGTGAATTAAATATACTGGATAATGGCTGGACAGCAGTTACAAAGGATAAAAGCCGTTCAGCCCATTTTGAACATACTGTGGCGATTACAGAGGATGGCCATGAAATTTTGAGTATGCTATAA
- the infA gene encoding translation initiation factor IF-1 yields the protein MAKEDSIEVQGTIVETLPNAMFKVTLDNGHKVLAHVSGKMRMHFIKILPGDKVTIELSPYDLTRGRIVYRFK from the coding sequence ATGGCAAAAGAAGATTCAATTGAGGTGCAGGGTACAATAGTGGAGACACTGCCTAATGCAATGTTTAAAGTAACATTGGACAACGGACATAAAGTGCTGGCACATGTGTCAGGCAAGATGAGGATGCATTTTATAAAAATACTGCCTGGCGATAAGGTAACGATAGAGCTGTCACCATATGACCTGACAAGAGGGAGAATTGTATATCGCTTTAAGTAG
- the rpmJ gene encoding 50S ribosomal protein L36, which translates to MKVRSSIKKMCIKCKIIRRRGTLRIICSNPRHNQRQG; encoded by the coding sequence ATGAAAGTCAGATCATCCATAAAAAAGATGTGCATTAAGTGCAAAATTATAAGACGAAGAGGGACGTTGAGGATTATTTGTTCTAACCCAAGACATAATCAGAGGCAGGGATAA
- the rpsM gene encoding 30S ribosomal protein S13 produces the protein MARIEGVDLPGVKRVEVGLTYIYGIGRNASRRILAAANVDLNKKVKDLTEEEVVKIRDEIDKNFTVEGDLRRKIAMNIKRLIDIGSYRGTRHRRALPLRGQRTRTNARTRKGPRRTIGTKKKETK, from the coding sequence TTGGCAAGAATAGAAGGTGTGGATTTACCGGGTGTTAAAAGAGTGGAGGTAGGCCTTACTTACATATATGGCATTGGCCGGAACGCATCAAGAAGGATACTTGCTGCGGCAAATGTTGATTTGAATAAAAAGGTCAAAGACCTTACTGAGGAGGAAGTAGTTAAGATCAGGGACGAGATAGACAAGAATTTTACGGTCGAGGGTGACCTAAGGCGTAAGATTGCAATGAACATCAAGAGGCTTATTGATATCGGGAGTTACAGGGGAACTCGTCATAGAAGGGCACTTCCTCTGCGTGGTCAGAGAACGAGGACAAATGCGAGAACGAGAAAGGGACCACGCCGTACAATAGGTACAAAGAAGAAGGAAACAAAGTGA
- the rpsK gene encoding 30S ribosomal protein S11, with the protein MAKKTPKKKEKKNIQTGVAHIQASFNNTIVTITDVGGNVIVWCSAGSEGFKGSRKSTPFAAQKAAEAAARKGMEHGLRHVEVLVTGPGAGRESAIRALQAAGLKINAIKDVTPIPHNGCRPPKRRRV; encoded by the coding sequence ATGGCGAAGAAGACACCGAAGAAAAAGGAAAAAAAGAATATTCAAACCGGAGTTGCCCATATTCAGGCATCTTTCAACAATACGATAGTTACTATTACGGATGTTGGCGGAAATGTTATTGTATGGTGCAGCGCCGGATCAGAAGGATTTAAGGGGTCAAGAAAGAGTACACCATTTGCTGCCCAGAAGGCAGCGGAGGCAGCTGCCAGGAAGGGCATGGAACATGGACTCCGGCATGTTGAGGTACTGGTTACAGGTCCAGGCGCAGGAAGGGAATCAGCAATAAGGGCTCTTCAGGCTGCAGGGTTAAAGATTAATGCAATTAAAGATGTTACACCTATTCCACATAATGGCTGCAGACCGCCAAAGCGTAGAAGGGTGTAG
- the rpsD gene encoding 30S ribosomal protein S4: MARYIGPVCRLCRREGMKLFFKGNRCMTEKCAFERRGYPPGLHGQKGQRGSKATNYSIQLREKQKVKRVYGLLETQFRGFFEKASKSKGVTGELLLQMLERRLDNTVFRAGFAESRNEARQLVRHGHFLVNGRKVNLPSYLIKEGDIIEIREKSREDVRLKDAITNLGNKTIPSWLGVEGENFRARVTGLPAREEILLPISEQLIVELYSK, from the coding sequence TTGGCAAGATATATAGGGCCTGTCTGCAGGTTATGCAGAAGAGAAGGGATGAAGCTGTTTTTCAAGGGAAACAGATGCATGACGGAAAAGTGTGCATTTGAGAGGAGAGGTTATCCTCCCGGATTGCATGGTCAGAAGGGACAAAGAGGTTCAAAGGCGACCAACTATTCTATTCAGTTGAGGGAAAAACAGAAGGTGAAGCGCGTATACGGTCTTCTGGAGACACAATTCAGGGGATTCTTTGAAAAGGCATCCAAAAGCAAAGGTGTTACAGGTGAATTGCTGTTGCAGATGCTTGAGAGAAGACTTGATAATACGGTATTCAGGGCAGGGTTTGCCGAATCACGCAATGAGGCGAGGCAATTGGTAAGGCATGGACATTTTCTTGTAAATGGAAGGAAGGTCAATCTGCCGTCATACCTCATTAAGGAAGGTGACATTATAGAGATAAGGGAGAAGAGCCGTGAGGACGTCAGATTAAAAGACGCCATTACTAACCTTGGGAATAAAACTATCCCTTCATGGCTGGGTGTAGAGGGAGAGAATTTCAGGGCGCGTGTTACCGGACTTCCGGCACGAGAAGAGATTCTCCTGCCTATAAGTGAGCAGTTGATTGTAGAGCTCTACTCTAAGTAA
- a CDS encoding DNA-directed RNA polymerase subunit alpha: protein MIIRTKDFQIPKKLEVNSDTLTPTYGEFYAEPFERGYGVTIGNSLRRVLVSSIVGAAVTSVKINTVLHEFSAIPGVKEDVTDIILTLKNLRLKMYTDKPKTIYLQKKGAGTALGRDIIHDADVEILTPDLVIATIEKDAALDMEMTVKPGRGYITSERNKEEGLPIGVIPVDSIFSPVQRVNVRIENARVGKQTDYDRLILEVWTDGSIRPDEAINHAARILKDNLNIFAEGDNDESDADNESNATTLQAAKEETTVEGKKSDLARNLYRSVEELELSVRSANCLKNANIYTLADLVKKTENEMLETKNFGRKSLNEIKELLIGMGLSFGMDIDSMVKNDEGQKI, encoded by the coding sequence ATGATAATAAGGACTAAAGACTTTCAGATTCCAAAGAAATTAGAAGTAAACAGCGATACACTGACACCGACATATGGTGAATTTTATGCTGAACCATTTGAAAGGGGATATGGTGTTACAATTGGAAATTCGCTGAGAAGAGTGCTCGTGTCCTCAATAGTCGGTGCTGCAGTAACATCTGTTAAGATAAATACAGTTCTGCACGAGTTTTCTGCCATACCAGGGGTAAAAGAAGATGTAACTGACATAATACTGACCTTAAAAAATCTCAGGCTGAAGATGTACACTGATAAACCCAAGACGATTTACCTCCAAAAAAAGGGTGCCGGTACAGCTCTGGGACGGGATATTATTCATGATGCTGATGTGGAAATACTGACGCCTGATCTCGTGATAGCCACGATAGAGAAGGATGCGGCGCTTGACATGGAGATGACGGTTAAACCCGGAAGAGGTTACATTACATCGGAGCGAAATAAGGAGGAAGGGCTTCCAATAGGTGTAATACCTGTTGATTCAATTTTTTCGCCTGTTCAGCGGGTCAATGTCCGGATTGAAAATGCGCGTGTGGGGAAACAGACTGACTATGACCGCCTTATCCTGGAAGTGTGGACTGATGGAAGTATAAGGCCTGATGAGGCCATTAATCATGCCGCAAGAATCCTTAAAGACAATCTGAACATATTTGCAGAGGGTGATAATGACGAGTCCGATGCAGATAATGAATCAAATGCAACTACCCTGCAGGCAGCAAAAGAGGAGACTACTGTAGAAGGGAAGAAGTCTGATCTTGCCAGGAACCTTTACAGGAGTGTGGAGGAACTTGAGTTATCTGTAAGGTCTGCCAATTGCCTCAAGAATGCAAACATCTACACCCTTGCTGACCTCGTCAAAAAAACAGAAAACGAAATGCTTGAGACAAAAAACTTCGGCAGGAAATCACTCAATGAGATCAAAGAGCTTTTGATTGGCATGGGGCTGTCATTTGGCATGGATATCGACAGCATGGTAAAAAATGATGAAGGACAAAAGATATGA
- the rplQ gene encoding 50S ribosomal protein L17, with the protein MRHKKAGKQLSRDTKHRRSLLRNLVTAALEHGRIETTLVKAKTVRPIVEKMITIGKRGSLHDRRQALSYIRSESVVTRLFDSLSPRFLDRTGGYTRIIRTRRRLGDSAEMAILELINTGKDTGKKETT; encoded by the coding sequence ATGAGACACAAAAAAGCCGGAAAACAATTAAGCAGGGATACAAAACACAGAAGATCATTATTAAGAAATCTTGTAACTGCGGCACTGGAGCATGGCAGGATAGAGACCACGCTTGTAAAGGCAAAGACTGTCAGGCCAATCGTTGAGAAGATGATTACCATAGGCAAGAGGGGAAGCCTGCATGACAGAAGACAGGCCCTTTCCTACATCAGGAGTGAGTCGGTAGTGACCAGGCTATTTGATTCGCTGTCCCCCCGTTTTCTTGACAGGACAGGTGGTTATACAAGGATTATCAGAACCAGAAGAAGACTGGGTGATTCTGCTGAGATGGCCATATTGGAATTGATTAATACAGGAAAAGATACCGGTAAGAAAGAGACTACCTGA
- a CDS encoding co-chaperone GroES, whose protein sequence is MSGATKINLKFRPLKDRVFVSYAEEGEKTAGGIYLPETAKEKPQKGKVEAVGSEVKEVKVGNTILFDKYSGSKTNIDGTEYLIIKEEDILGILEG, encoded by the coding sequence ATGTCAGGAGCAACAAAAATCAATCTGAAGTTCCGGCCCTTAAAGGACCGTGTATTTGTCAGTTATGCGGAGGAGGGTGAAAAGACAGCCGGCGGGATTTATTTACCTGAGACTGCCAAGGAGAAGCCGCAGAAGGGCAAGGTCGAGGCCGTCGGGAGCGAGGTAAAAGAGGTGAAAGTCGGGAATACGATACTTTTTGACAAGTATTCCGGATCCAAGACCAACATTGATGGCACTGAGTATCTGATTATAAAGGAAGAAGATATTCTGGGAATACTGGAAGGTTAG
- the groL gene encoding chaperonin GroEL (60 kDa chaperone family; promotes refolding of misfolded polypeptides especially under stressful conditions; forms two stacked rings of heptamers to form a barrel-shaped 14mer; ends can be capped by GroES; misfolded proteins enter the barrel where they are refolded when GroES binds): MPKQIMYGDDARAAILKGVNQLADAVKVTLGPKGRNALLDKKFGAPAITKDGVTVAKEIELKDSWENMGAQLVKEVASKTSDVAGDGTTTATVLAQAIFREGAKNVSAGANSMEIKRGIDKAVEVVVEEIKKMSKPCQDRSEIAQIGTISANNDNTIGELIAEAMEKVGKDGVITVEEAKTMATSLDVVEGMQFDRGYISPYFVTDHDRMEAVLEDVLILIYEKKINSMKDLLPVLEQIAKMGRPLLIISEDIEGEALATLVVNKLRGTLNCSAVKAPGFGDRRKAMLEDIAILTGGQVISEDIGLKLENVKITDLGRAKRVTIDKDNTTIVEGAGSHDKIQGRVKQIKTQVEETTSDYDREKLQERLAKLVGGVAVINVGASTETEMKEKKARVEDALHATKAAVEEGIVPGGGVALLRSVSALDKLKLDGDQKIGVNIIRRSLEEPIRQIVNNAGLEGSVVVERVKREKGTFGFDASKEEYVDMLKAGIIDPTKVTRVALLHASSVASLMLTTEVMVSEIPEEKEKMPRMPAGGGMGDMY; the protein is encoded by the coding sequence ATGCCTAAACAGATAATGTACGGTGATGACGCAAGGGCAGCCATTCTTAAGGGTGTTAATCAATTGGCTGATGCAGTAAAGGTGACCCTTGGTCCGAAGGGGCGTAATGCGCTGCTTGATAAGAAATTTGGTGCCCCGGCAATTACTAAGGATGGTGTTACTGTCGCAAAAGAGATCGAGCTTAAGGATTCCTGGGAGAATATGGGGGCGCAGCTTGTCAAGGAAGTTGCAAGCAAGACCAGTGATGTTGCCGGTGATGGAACAACAACTGCAACTGTTTTAGCACAGGCTATTTTCAGGGAAGGCGCCAAGAATGTTTCAGCCGGTGCAAACTCCATGGAGATTAAGCGTGGTATTGATAAGGCTGTTGAGGTCGTGGTTGAAGAGATCAAAAAGATGAGCAAGCCTTGTCAGGACCGTTCAGAGATTGCACAGATCGGTACGATATCGGCCAACAACGATAATACTATTGGTGAATTGATTGCAGAGGCTATGGAGAAGGTTGGAAAAGATGGTGTAATTACTGTTGAAGAGGCCAAGACAATGGCGACTTCTCTCGATGTTGTAGAGGGGATGCAGTTTGACAGGGGATATATATCTCCATATTTTGTGACCGATCATGATAGAATGGAGGCCGTTCTTGAAGATGTTCTGATTCTTATCTATGAGAAGAAGATCAATTCCATGAAGGACCTCCTTCCGGTTCTTGAACAGATTGCAAAAATGGGCAGACCTTTGTTGATTATATCCGAGGATATTGAAGGCGAGGCCCTTGCAACATTGGTGGTAAATAAACTCAGAGGCACATTAAACTGTTCAGCAGTGAAGGCTCCGGGGTTTGGCGACAGAAGGAAGGCCATGCTGGAGGATATAGCTATCCTTACAGGCGGTCAGGTAATATCAGAAGACATCGGGCTTAAGCTGGAAAACGTAAAGATTACAGATCTTGGACGTGCAAAACGCGTTACCATTGATAAGGATAATACCACTATAGTTGAGGGCGCCGGCTCACACGACAAGATTCAGGGTCGTGTAAAGCAGATCAAGACGCAGGTTGAAGAAACCACTTCTGATTATGACAGGGAAAAATTGCAGGAGCGTCTCGCAAAATTAGTCGGCGGTGTTGCTGTAATCAATGTCGGGGCATCCACTGAGACTGAGATGAAGGAGAAAAAGGCCAGGGTGGAAGATGCACTGCACGCAACCAAGGCTGCTGTGGAAGAAGGTATTGTACCTGGCGGCGGGGTTGCACTCCTCCGTAGTGTTTCAGCTCTTGATAAGCTGAAGCTTGATGGTGATCAGAAGATAGGCGTTAATATTATACGCAGGTCTCTGGAAGAGCCTATCAGACAGATTGTAAATAATGCCGGGCTTGAGGGTTCTGTTGTTGTTGAGCGTGTAAAGCGTGAAAAAGGGACCTTTGGTTTTGATGCCTCTAAAGAGGAGTATGTTGATATGTTAAAGGCCGGGATTATAGATCCGACCAAGGTTACAAGAGTAGCCCTGCTTCATGCCTCGAGCGTTGCGTCACTTATGCTGACCACTGAGGTAATGGTCTCAGAGATTCCGGAAGAAAAGGAAAAGATGCCGCGCATGCCTGCAGGCGGCGGCATGGGTGATATGTATTAA
- a CDS encoding tetratricopeptide repeat protein, with protein MDKNKILVAAQQFTVRGQIQKAVEEWKKLITDTPNDANIYNTIGDLCLKYQVSEQGKGEAISNYVKAAEIFESSGFALKAIAVYKKVLKIAPSRKDIYIKLGNLNCERGLIGNAREDYLVAAKLHTQEGQIREALDVYRKIADLDPSNLNVRLKIADIFMKEGLNSEAIEEYNKVASAHLQAGRKEDAESLYKLILRVEPNDASATLNIGKLRLEDGYCDEAIAYVRKALENSPDSEDAFSLLIDSYNKAKKYDEAEELINKHINDYPDQIGCREKLASILLNRGELQRAAEEYLNLSKEYLSRHNIEKAYGFAEKTIGISPELVSAHEILFEMSLSSGNKDTIEHKGLFLAKYYFDRGDKSKAGYYFKKILEVNPFSAEAKDGLSNIEPVNESEIPAPVVLPETADISNHITSADAYMKYGLVEKAVNELKSALSIDPDNKIAHSRLKDVYKTTGDLEKAIDECLILSEIYESEGDGDRIAELIQEAAVINPSDRRIQEYRDRMTPSAQVDVSELLEEAEFYAQQGMNDEAVNVYEKILHADPDNQEAKAKLLRLKGSQPEIVRPAADAGSKDKAVSSPFFDLGEALKESETEEPVRTFTQEDGPATRSFEELFQEFQEGIRSQLSSEDYETHYNLGIAYKEMGLFQEAIEEFRLCLPGEHRIIDASFMIALCCKEIGQYSEAAEVLKKAAQSPQFNDRNHLVVKYELGALLEMSGKKEDALSVFNEIHDTDATYRDVSEKVMTLQKSL; from the coding sequence TTGGATAAGAACAAAATATTAGTAGCAGCACAGCAATTCACTGTCAGAGGGCAGATACAGAAGGCTGTTGAGGAATGGAAGAAGTTAATCACAGACACCCCAAATGACGCAAATATTTATAATACAATAGGAGACCTGTGCCTGAAATATCAGGTGTCAGAGCAGGGAAAAGGCGAGGCAATATCAAACTACGTCAAAGCTGCTGAGATATTTGAATCATCAGGTTTTGCACTCAAGGCGATCGCCGTCTATAAAAAAGTCCTTAAAATAGCCCCTTCCCGGAAGGACATTTACATAAAGCTTGGAAATCTTAATTGTGAGAGAGGGCTCATAGGTAACGCCCGTGAGGACTACTTAGTCGCAGCCAAACTCCATACTCAGGAAGGCCAGATCCGTGAGGCGCTGGATGTTTACAGAAAGATAGCAGACCTGGATCCTTCTAATTTGAACGTCCGCCTCAAGATTGCGGACATTTTCATGAAAGAAGGTCTTAATAGTGAAGCAATAGAGGAATACAACAAGGTCGCCTCTGCCCATCTTCAGGCAGGAAGAAAGGAAGACGCAGAGAGTTTGTACAAGCTTATTTTACGTGTGGAGCCAAATGATGCAAGTGCTACATTAAATATTGGGAAACTACGGCTGGAAGACGGATATTGTGATGAGGCCATTGCATATGTGAGAAAGGCGCTGGAAAACTCTCCTGATTCTGAAGATGCCTTTTCATTACTTATTGACTCCTACAATAAGGCAAAAAAGTACGATGAAGCTGAAGAACTTATAAATAAACATATCAATGATTATCCTGATCAGATTGGATGCAGGGAAAAACTTGCGTCTATTCTGCTGAACAGAGGTGAGCTGCAGCGTGCGGCAGAAGAATATCTGAATCTGAGCAAAGAATATCTTAGCAGACACAATATTGAAAAGGCGTATGGGTTTGCAGAAAAGACTATAGGCATTTCGCCGGAGTTAGTTTCCGCACATGAGATATTATTTGAAATGTCTCTTTCGTCCGGGAATAAAGATACTATTGAGCATAAAGGCTTGTTCCTTGCAAAATATTATTTTGACAGGGGGGATAAATCAAAAGCAGGGTACTATTTTAAGAAGATACTGGAGGTAAATCCATTCTCAGCAGAGGCTAAAGATGGCCTGAGTAATATAGAGCCGGTGAATGAATCTGAAATCCCCGCTCCTGTGGTTTTGCCTGAAACTGCGGACATTTCCAATCATATAACATCCGCTGATGCCTATATGAAATATGGACTTGTTGAAAAGGCTGTAAATGAACTTAAGTCAGCATTGAGCATTGATCCTGATAATAAGATTGCCCATTCAAGATTGAAAGATGTCTATAAGACTACCGGAGATCTCGAAAAGGCTATTGATGAGTGCCTGATCCTTTCTGAAATATATGAGTCAGAAGGTGATGGAGACAGGATAGCTGAATTGATTCAGGAGGCAGCAGTCATAAACCCTTCTGACAGAAGAATCCAGGAATACAGAGACCGGATGACCCCGAGCGCACAGGTTGATGTAAGTGAACTTCTTGAAGAGGCGGAATTTTATGCTCAGCAGGGCATGAATGATGAGGCCGTAAATGTGTATGAAAAGATCCTCCATGCAGACCCGGATAATCAGGAGGCTAAGGCGAAGCTGCTCCGGCTGAAAGGATCTCAGCCTGAGATAGTAAGACCAGCGGCAGATGCCGGCAGTAAAGATAAAGCGGTGTCATCCCCATTTTTTGATCTCGGAGAGGCCCTGAAAGAATCTGAAACAGAAGAGCCTGTAAGGACCTTTACTCAGGAAGATGGCCCGGCTACAAGGAGTTTTGAAGAGTTATTTCAGGAATTTCAGGAAGGCATAAGATCGCAGTTAAGCTCAGAAGACTATGAAACGCACTATAATCTTGGCATAGCTTATAAGGAAATGGGCCTGTTTCAGGAAGCTATTGAAGAATTCAGGCTGTGTCTCCCCGGAGAGCATAGAATCATTGATGCATCGTTTATGATTGCACTATGCTGCAAAGAAATTGGTCAATATTCAGAAGCCGCTGAAGTTCTTAAAAAGGCGGCTCAAAGCCCGCAGTTTAATGACCGTAACCACCTTGTTGTGAAATATGAGCTTGGTGCCTTATTGGAAATGTCGGGTAAAAAGGAAGATGCGCTTAGTGTTTTCAATGAAATCCACGATACTGATGCCACCTACCGCGATGTTTCCGAGAAGGTGATGACCCTCCAGAAAAGTCTTTAA